From Candidatus Methylomirabilota bacterium, a single genomic window includes:
- a CDS encoding peptidyl-alpha-hydroxyglycine alpha-amidating lyase family protein, giving the protein MAVMAESVTYTAEDRWGKLPDGWRYVEATSVAVDRNDRVYVYNRGEHPVIVFDRDGNFLRSWGEGQTVRAHGITIGPDDSVWLTDDGAHTIRQLTADGKLRLTIGTAGRAADPHSGKPFNRPTHVALCPRTGDLYISDGYGNSRVHKYDPKGRHLLSWGEPGTDPGCFNIPHNISTDAEGLVYVADRENHRVQIFDAKGGYQGQLGNLHRPCGLFADRRNGGRLYVGELPSHLAVNAAVPNLGARVSILTLKGDLVGRVGGRFAGEAPGEFVAPHGVAIDSRGDMYVAEVAYTAKGRHETPPREIRSLQKLVRVSG; this is encoded by the coding sequence ATGGCGGTAATGGCGGAGAGCGTGACCTACACGGCGGAGGACCGGTGGGGAAAGCTGCCGGATGGCTGGCGCTATGTCGAGGCGACGTCGGTGGCCGTGGACCGGAATGACCGGGTCTACGTCTACAACCGGGGCGAGCATCCGGTGATCGTCTTCGACCGCGACGGGAACTTCCTCCGGTCATGGGGTGAAGGGCAGACGGTCCGCGCCCACGGAATCACCATCGGCCCCGACGACTCGGTGTGGCTCACCGACGACGGGGCCCACACGATCCGACAGCTCACGGCCGACGGGAAGCTCCGGCTGACCATCGGGACGGCCGGGAGGGCGGCCGACCCTCACAGCGGGAAGCCGTTCAACCGGCCGACCCACGTCGCGCTCTGCCCGCGCACGGGCGACCTCTACATCTCCGACGGCTACGGGAACTCGCGGGTCCACAAGTACGACCCGAAGGGTCGCCACCTCTTGTCCTGGGGCGAGCCCGGGACCGACCCCGGCTGCTTCAACATCCCGCACAACATCTCCACCGACGCCGAGGGCCTCGTGTACGTGGCCGACCGGGAGAACCACCGCGTCCAGATCTTCGACGCCAAGGGCGGGTACCAGGGCCAGCTCGGCAACCTCCACCGGCCATGCGGTCTCTTCGCCGATCGCCGGAACGGCGGGCGCCTCTACGTCGGCGAGCTGCCCTCGCACCTCGCGGTGAACGCCGCCGTCCCCAACCTCGGCGCGCGCGTCAGCATCCTCACCCTGAAAGGTGACCTCGTCGGGCGGGTCGGCGGCCGCTTCGCGGGGGAGGCGCCGGGCGAGTTCGTGGCGCCCCACGGCGTCGCCATCGACTCGCGCGGCGACATGTACGTGGCGGAGGTGGCCTATACGGCCAAGGGCCGCCACGAGACGCCGCCCCGGGAGATCCGCTCCCTCCAGAAGCTCGTGCGCGTCAGCGGCTGA
- a CDS encoding ferritin-like domain-containing protein, with amino-acid sequence MDAEAFVRELDAQNQELLRRLTPEATLKPEVEGDLTVVNLLKVALKNEIEASESAARWMATTEELDVKLALARQVGDEAKHYRLVADRLGELGFDAGAFNPLAKGYGPLFQYLDGLETTVERVAAGQFTREAIAIVKNRQFIEFCEAIGDEATARLYRETIEPDERHHHELGRRLLLRYATTPEAQATARRAAQRTLELAEELQALALKSAGIHHAPGC; translated from the coding sequence ATGGACGCCGAGGCGTTTGTCAGGGAGCTGGACGCGCAGAACCAGGAGCTGCTCCGGCGGCTCACCCCCGAGGCGACGCTCAAGCCGGAGGTGGAGGGAGACCTCACCGTCGTGAACTTGCTCAAGGTGGCCCTGAAGAACGAGATCGAGGCCAGCGAGAGCGCCGCCCGGTGGATGGCGACCACCGAGGAACTGGACGTCAAGCTGGCGCTGGCCCGGCAGGTCGGTGACGAAGCCAAGCATTACCGCCTGGTCGCCGACCGGCTGGGAGAGCTCGGATTCGACGCCGGGGCCTTCAATCCCCTGGCCAAGGGCTATGGGCCGCTCTTCCAGTATCTCGACGGCCTCGAGACGACCGTCGAGCGCGTCGCCGCCGGCCAGTTCACGCGAGAGGCGATCGCGATCGTGAAGAACCGGCAGTTCATCGAGTTCTGCGAGGCGATCGGCGACGAGGCGACGGCGCGGCTCTACCGCGAGACCATCGAGCCGGACGAGCGGCATCACCACGAGCTCGGGCGGCGCCTGCTGCTCCGCTACGCCACGACACCCGAGGCGCAGGCCACAGCCCGCCGGGCGGCCCAGCGAACGCTCGAGCTGGCCGAGGAGCTCCAGGCGCTGGCCCTCAAGAGTGCCGGCATCCACCATGCGCCCGGTTGCTGA
- a CDS encoding amidohydrolase, protein MSTPYDLKIEHGTVLTMDGQRRILTDGAVAIEGDRIAAVDKTAALAGQPAARTIDATGRLVLPGLVSAHCHNVQALARGLGDDVPVDLWTYGRIYPYEALLTEEDGYWSTLLNCAEMIRTGTTCHADPGGYVMDGVGRALTDCGIRGIFAWAGMDDFPKGYQPPPGFPGMRTTEETLEANAALVKRWHKTANDRVRVSYGLRIEPNVSDELFQGVKAYADRDETLIQFHCLLLGLSEVVKKRVGMSTVQWMAGLGVLGPNWLLVHMSDTSDSDVVIVKMHDAKVAHNPGASMHSTYGAASRGKFPELIERGVTVGLGCDSTAANNSLDMFRAMSQVATVHKEVRLVPDLIRPEKALEMATIDSARALGWDADIGSLEPGKRADVIVVDTRRPNWVPMHDFSIVANLVYAGEGADVETTIVDGRVLMENRRLTTIDVGKVLIEAQRIAERIVRSLPYQETLRPRWPVS, encoded by the coding sequence GTGAGCACCCCCTACGACCTCAAGATCGAGCACGGGACCGTCCTCACCATGGACGGTCAGCGCCGGATCCTCACCGACGGGGCGGTCGCCATCGAGGGCGACCGGATCGCCGCCGTGGACAAGACCGCGGCGCTGGCCGGACAGCCGGCCGCCCGGACGATCGACGCGACCGGTCGCCTGGTGCTGCCGGGGCTGGTCTCCGCCCACTGCCACAACGTCCAGGCCCTGGCCCGGGGCCTCGGGGACGACGTGCCCGTCGACCTCTGGACCTACGGGCGAATCTATCCGTACGAGGCGCTCCTGACGGAGGAGGACGGCTACTGGTCCACCCTTCTCAACTGCGCCGAGATGATCCGGACCGGCACCACGTGCCACGCCGACCCGGGCGGGTACGTGATGGACGGGGTCGGGCGGGCGCTCACCGACTGCGGCATCCGGGGCATCTTCGCCTGGGCCGGGATGGACGACTTCCCGAAGGGCTACCAGCCGCCCCCGGGCTTCCCCGGCATGAGGACGACCGAGGAGACCCTGGAGGCGAACGCGGCGCTCGTCAAGCGCTGGCACAAGACCGCCAACGACCGGGTGCGCGTCTCGTACGGGCTCCGGATCGAGCCGAACGTCTCCGACGAGCTGTTCCAGGGGGTCAAGGCCTACGCCGATCGCGACGAGACGCTGATCCAGTTCCACTGCCTGCTCCTCGGATTGTCGGAGGTGGTCAAGAAGCGCGTCGGCATGAGCACGGTACAGTGGATGGCCGGGCTGGGGGTCCTCGGTCCCAACTGGCTACTCGTCCACATGAGCGACACCTCGGATTCCGACGTCGTCATCGTGAAGATGCACGATGCCAAGGTGGCCCACAACCCGGGCGCCTCGATGCACTCGACCTACGGCGCCGCCTCCCGGGGCAAGTTCCCGGAGCTGATCGAGCGGGGCGTCACGGTCGGGCTCGGGTGCGACTCGACGGCGGCCAACAACAGCCTGGACATGTTTCGCGCCATGTCCCAGGTCGCCACCGTCCACAAGGAAGTTCGACTGGTGCCCGACCTGATCCGGCCGGAGAAGGCCCTGGAGATGGCGACCATCGACAGCGCCCGCGCGCTCGGCTGGGATGCCGACATCGGCTCGCTCGAGCCGGGCAAGCGGGCGGACGTGATCGTCGTCGACACCCGCCGCCCGAACTGGGTTCCGATGCACGACTTCTCGATCGTGGCGAACCTCGTCTATGCTGGCGAAGGGGCCGACGTCGAGACGACGATCGTGGACGGCCGGGTCCTCATGGAAAACCGTCGGCTCACCACGATCGACGTGGGCAAGGTGCTCATCGAAGCGCAGCGCATCGCCGAGCGGATCGTCCGGAGCCTGCCCTACCAGGAGACACTGCGACCCCGCTGGCCGGTATCCTGA